One genomic region from Daphnia magna isolate NIES linkage group LG10, ASM2063170v1.1, whole genome shotgun sequence encodes:
- the LOC116932559 gene encoding transcriptional regulator ATRX, producing MSKESRVDKDYTSEVDLFEDSSVRSSSADEVTERTLSGDKVSERDMSEDSSASKLFKEVKDVGENPIPDSDKTVPNQYKSLVAKGIKKMTNEERSFFERYQQANQIHHCSLKCTTCLCQLFLGNPENIQIHPVLGVLLCSACREFYDNSPFTKNVKGHDEYCRWCAEGCAVIRCDTCSNVFCKTCLRRCLGRTSFAEITGSKCKWNCLVCNNLPLWTPRALGRMVMIAIKPCVGPIMAAVDSNDPTVWLPNMIDDVEKLADHCKKLVTKIRSSWAKENVGSDRKSKNSDRLAKETDKVAVVDCCRQLRKAVTTTNFSMKLLEKKMITKFKKKYGTTTDIDIDLSLEKSNSKGESARREGKANKLKIRNFTKRNSEQDHVGESVECSPSDAPHAFPSECFLDLATSHDTTLLRTKKSSDVNDKSTKKEATPKLIRSNPSPMECTSDNILPENSKSKTATSSIRDLKCLGSVEPSALDPNQKARRDLLKDSTDSDLSNSLDSDISLAELKLSLHGKKKRRNSCLPVKDDPKLKCKCVVLLNRIPNSNITFVQDDKRKVDRHDQEIDLPIKNPSNIERLVRIECEAETDSNSDSEKKEDQFTRQSPTPEKQCAMKRRSRILEMGSSSSSDVEMETTAKEIAPPKFSTAPLIRDREEIARQALLASSDSDTDNLTCETENEDSHDKVVESTKQNSVEHDNVGIKNIEKVVKGVQVVDLTSDCEGTTDISNIETDKLLRMSLNDPAAKTKRNPKDHETKNEAARRGKKKRRNQPSSDTEISESDIEDRFKRIRLSPSAVERDSDNRNDDDSANEATVESASPVQTKKAVAGNTRNSSNSDDEDLNTSQRSESGGSKGRKTIRKIMADTSLTDETKAAAREEENRKKRIAERQKFYNEAFVCGSAIADAQTNSLVLDFDPVTKKELVTVDKSLVTKLKLHQVQGVKFMWDACFESVERLKQHPGSGCILAHCMGLGKTLQAVTLVHTVVTNKICQVDRVLVLCPVNTILNWVNEFKLWLGTTSGVDVYEITTTSYSKNNNKEASRVQTLSKWFKGGGVLVIGYTMYLLLASENSKIDKTQEERDLCACSLVDPGPQLVVYDEGHVLKNEKTASYEALNKIATRRRIVLTGTPLQNNLEEYFCMVQFVKPNLLGTITEFKNRFANPIKNGQAADSTDSDVRLMKRRAHVLHKMLEDSVQRFDYRVLTPFLPPKHEYVISIKLSELQTKMYQYYLENHVKGGPKNSSRVKAAGLFADFQEFSRIWTHPKALLLAEINRNKAKTKSNSDLKTTNMDATGDTTQKRYSHEDHGEPTVFEDGDELSCFDIGSEKESGRASTSNSSVAHDARINQTATDDESGVTTSLPWWSQFCQVDMTKMELGGKLVLLMDILRQCELIGDKVLVFSQSLVSLNLIEEFLAIENERKEKSQKSMASNEWTQDSVSRWRINHDYFRIDGQTSSEVRSNTCNIFNNPLNLRARLFLISTKAGGVGINLIAANRVIIFDASWNPSHDVQSIFRVYRFGQQKPCYIYRFLAQGTMEEKIYDRQVTKLSLSCRVVDEQQIERHFNSADLKYLYLFEPDSHLRRSTPILPKDRLLAELIIQRKEWIVTYHEHDSLLENKSEEELTEAERKAAWDDFENEKRGVNMVRNESAVFMNMPGIADIFEALVGRTVAGVPLTSVASLIYNSNPNITQEDFIARLRLTVDQMGSFTANQAITASVATAAGQRHGDLGRPLLIQRLLATDQNEHLRSNSPQRTKSPDPSGIDVLVSLSPHNESASATTAPQ from the exons ATGAGCAAAGAATCCag AGTGGACAAAGACTACACCAGTGAAGTTGATCTGTTTGAAGATTCTTCAGTTAGAAGTTCTTCTGCAGATGAAGTCACTGAACGAACATTGTCTGGGGATAAGGTCTCAGAGAGAGATATGTCTGAAGATTCCTCAG CTTCAAAATTGTTCAAGGAAGTCAAGGATGTGGGAGAAAATCCTATCCCAGATTCAGATAAAACTGTTCCAAATCAGTACAAATCACTTGTTGCcaagggaataaaaaaaatgacaaatgaGGAACGCAGCTTTTTTGAGAGATACCAACAAG CTAACCAAATCCATCATTGCTCCCTGAAGTGTACAACATGTTTATGTCAGTTGTTTCTTGGTAATCCAGAAAACATTCAAATTCATCCTGTTTTGGGTGTGTTGTTGTGCAGT GCCTGCAGAGAGTTTTACGATAATTCTCCCTTTACGAAAAATGTGAAGGGACACGATGAATATTGCCGCTGGTGTGCCGAAGGTTGCGCGGTTATACGATGTGATACATGTTCAAATGTATTTTGCAAG ACATGTCTACGGCGTTGTCTAGGACGCACGTCTTTTGCAGAAATCACCGGCAGTAAATGCAAATGGAATTGCTTGGTTTGCAACAATCTTCCTCTTTGGACACCAAGAGCTTTAGGTAGAATGGTGATGATCGCAATTAA GCCTTGCGTTGGACCAATCATGGCTGCAGTTGATTCCAATGATCCGACTGTTTGGTTGCCAAACATGATAGATGACGTAGAAAAATTGGCTGATCATTGTAAGAAACTGGTGACAAAGATTAGAAGCAGTTGGGCTAAAGAAAATGTAGGTAGTGacagaaaaagtaaaaatagcGACAGGCTTGCCAAAGAAACTGACAAAGTCGCTGTCGTCGATTGCTGCCGTCAGCTTCGCAAAGCTGTGACCACAACTAACTTCAGTATGAAGttattggaaaagaaaatgatcaCCAAGTTTAAGAAGAAATATGGCACTACTACCGACATCGACATTGACCTATCACTTGAAAAATCCAACTCGAAGGGGGAATCAGCTCGTCGAGAAGGCAAAgcaaataaattaaaaattcgcaattttacaaaaagaaatagtgaGCAGGATCACGTTGGCGAATCCGTGGAATGTTCACCTTCTGACGCGCCACATGCATTTCCATCGGAGTGTTTCCTTGATCTCGCTACTTCACATGACACAACTCTGTTACGAACAAAAAAATCGTCAGACGTCAACGACAAATCGACTAAAAAAGAAGCTACACCGAAGCTGATTAGATCTAATCCCAGTCCGATGGAGTGCACCAGCGACAATATTTTGCCGGAGAATTCAAAATCGAAGACGGCGACGTCAtccatccgggatttgaaatGTCTCGGTTCGGTTGAACCATCAGCTCTTGATCCAAACCAAAAGGCAAGGCGAGACCTATTAAAAGACTCCACCGATTCGGACCTATCAAACTCTTTGGATTCAGATATCAGTCTTGCTGAATTAAAGCTTTCCCtgcatggaaaaaaaaagagaagaaatagTTGTTTACCAGTGAAGGACGATCCGAAGTTAAAATGCAAATGTGTCGTTCTTCTTAATCGCATCCCCAATTCG AACATTACCTTTGTTCAAGATGACAAACGAAAAGTAGACAGACACGATCAGGAGATTGATCTTCCAATTAAAAATCCCTCGAACATTGAGAGGTTAGTGCGGATCGAATGTGAAGCAGAAACAGACTCAAACTCAGactcagaaaaaaaagaagaccaGTTTACAAGACAAAGTCCAACGCCAGAGAAGCAATGTGCTATGAAAAGGCGTTCCCGGATATTAGAAATGGGgtcgtcgtcatcgtcggATGTTGAGATGGAAACGACTGCGAAAGAGATTGCCCCTCCCAAGTTTTCAACAGCGCCTTTGATTCGTGATCGCGAAGAAATTGCACGCCAGGCTTTGCTCGCTTCTAGCGACTCGGACACAGATAATTTAACGTGTGAAACCGAAAATGAGGATTCACACGATAAGGTTGTGGAATCGACGAAACAAAATTCTGTTGAACACGACAACGTGGgaataaaaaatatagaaaaggTAGTAAAAGGAGTCCAGGTCGTAGATCTAACGAGTGACTGTGAAGGAACTACGGACATTTCTAATATCGAAACAGACAAATTACTACGCATGTCTCTTAACGATCCTGcagccaaaacaaaaagaaaccctAAAGACCACGAAACTAAAAACGAAGCCGCGagaagaggaaagaagaaacgtAGGAACCAGCCGAGTTCAGATACCGAAATATCAGAATCCGACATAGAAGATAGGTTTAAAAGAATCCGTTTAAGTCCGTCGGCTGTCGAAAGAGATTCCGACAATAGAAATGATGATGACTCAGCTAACGAGGCAACAGTAGAATCCGCATCAcctgtgcaaacaaaaaaagcggTCGCAGGAAACACAAGGAATTCCAGCAATTCAGATGATGAAGATTTGAACACATCCCAACGTTCCGAAAGCGGTGGttcaaaaggaagaaagacCATAAGGAAGATTATGGCTGATACAAGTCTAACT GACGAAACGAAAGCGGCTGCAAGAGAGGAGGAGAACAGAAAGAAACGCATTGCAGAACGTCAGAAATTCTATAACGAAGCTTTTGTTTGTGGTTCTGCCATCGCCGACGCCCAAACTAATAGTTTAGTTCTGGATTTTGATCCAGTAACCAAGAAGGAATTGGTCACCGTCGATAAAAGCCTAGTCACGAAGCTAAAACTCCATCAAGTTCAAGGAGTCAAATTCATGTGGGATGCCTGTTTTGAGTCCGTGGAGAGACTCAAACAACATCCTGGTTCTGGATGCATTCTGGCACATTGTATGGGTCTGGGCAAAACTCTACAGGCTGTTACCTTGGTACATACAGTagtaacaaacaaaatttgtcAG GTGGATCGTGTCCTCGTATTGTGTCCCGTAAACACAATCCTCAACTGGGTAAACGAGTTTAAACTATGGCTTGGGACAACATCAGGCGTTGATGTGTATGAAATTACTACAACTAGTTACTccaagaacaacaacaaagaagcGAGCCGCGTGCAAACGTTAAGCAAGTGGTTCAAAGGCGGAGGAGTTCTGGTCATAGGGTACACCATGTATCTGCTTCTAGCTAGCGAAAATAGCAAAATAGATAAGACCCAGGAAGAACGGGACCTGTGTGCGTGTTCGTTGGTGGATCCTGGGCCACAATTGGTTGTTTATGATGAAGGTcacgttttaaaaaacgaaaaaaccgCTTCCTATGAAGCGCTAAATAAAATAGCCACCCGTCGCCGCATCGTCTTAACAGGCACACCTCTTCAGAATAACCTCGAGGAATATTTCTGCATGGTTCAGTTCGTCAAACCCAATCTCCTGGGAACAATTACAGAGTTCAAGAATCGCTTTGCAAATCCCATCAAGAACGGGCAGGCGGCCGATTCCACCGACAGTGACGTAAGGCTGATGAAACGAAGGGCACATGTGTTACACAAGATGCTCGAAG ATTCCGTTCAGCGATTTGATTACAGAGTTTTAACCCCGTTTCTACCCCCAAAGCATGAATATGTGATATCAATCAAATTGTCGGAGCTGCAAACCAAAATGTACCAGTACTATCTCGAGAATCACGTCAAAGGTGGTCCGAAAAATTCCAGCCGTGTAAAAGCAGCCGGACTCTTTGCCGATTTCCAAGAATTCTCACGCATTTGGACTCACCCGAAAGCGTTGCTTTTGGCTGAAATTAATCGCAACAAAGCCAAGACAAAAAGCAATAGTGATTTGAAGACTACTAACATGGATGCAACTGGGGATACCACACAGAAGAGGTACTCCCATGAGGATCATGGAGAACCTACTGTTTTCGAAGACGGTGATGAACTTTCATGTTTCGATATCGGCAGTGAAAAGGAATCGG GGAGAGCAAGTACGTCTAACAGCTCAGTAGCGCATGACGCCCGTATAAACCAAACGGCAACAGACGATGAATCAGGTGTGACGACTTCGTTGCCTTGGTGGTCGCAGTTTTGCCAAGTGGACATGACTAAAATGGAACTTGGTGGCAAACTGGTTCTTCTCATGGACATTCTTCGTCAATGTGAGCTCATTGGTGACAAAGTTCTCGTTTTCAGTCAGTCCCTCGTATCGCTTAATCTGATTGAAGAATTTCTCGCCATTGAAAACGAACGGAAAGAGAAAAGTCAAAAGAGTATGGCTAGTAACGAG TGGACGCAGGATTCCGTTAGCAGGTGGCGAATCAATCACGATTATTTTAGGATAGACGGACAGACTTCATCTGAAGTGCGTTCCAACACGTGCAATATTTTCAATAATCCATTGAATCTTCGAGCTCGTCTCTTCCTAATCTCCACCAAAGCCGGTGGGGTTGGGATCAATTTGATTGCAGCGAATCGTGTTATCATATTTGATGCCTCATGGAATCCTTCACACGATGTCCAGAGTATTTTCCGAGTTTATCG TTTTGGTCAGCAAAAGCCATGCTATATCTATCGGTTCTTAGCTCAAGGTACAATGGAAGAAAAGATCTATGATCGTCAA gtcACGAAACTGTCGTTGTCTTGCCGCGTGGTCGACGAGCAGCAGATTGAACGGCATTTCAACTCGGCTGATTTAAAGTACTTGTATCTATTTGAGCCTGACAGCCATCTACGCCGATCTACACCTATTTTGCCCAAAGATCGTCTTTTGGCCGAGTTGATCATTCAGAGAAAGGAATGGATAGTAACGTACCACGAGCATGATTCTTTGCTAGAAAATAAGTCGGAAGAAGAACTCACGGAGGCCGAAAGAAAGGCCGCATGGGATGACTTCGAAAATGAGAAACGTGGCGTAAATATGGTGAGGAACGAATCCGCTGTGTTTATGAACATGCCTGGAATAGCGGATATTTTTGAAGCACTGGTTGGGCGAACGGTTGCTGGTGTTCCATTAACTAGTGTAGCGTCTTTGATCTACAATTCAAATCCAAACATCACTCAAGAGGATTTTATTGCAAGACTTCGACTGACT GTGGATCAGATGGGAAGTTTTACGGCGAATCAAGCGATAACAGCTTCAGTCGCTACCGCTGCTGGCCAACGGCATGGGGATTTGGGAAGACCATTACTTATCCAGCGACTGTTAGCTACCGATCAAAACGAGCATCTTCGTAGTAATTCGCCACAACGAACAAAATCGCCAG aCCCCAGCGGTATAGATGTGTTAGTTTCTCTTAGTCCGCATAATGAATCTGCAAGTGCAACAACTGCACCTCAATAA